The nucleotide window TGCCCGCCGCTATATCGCTAAATATACGATCAATCCGGCCATCGCTCACGGTATCTCTCACGAGGTAGGCTCGATTGAACCGGGCAAACTGGCGGATCTGGTGTTATGGAAACCGGCTTTCTTCGGCGTTAAGCCCTCGCTGATTATCAAGGGAGGGATGATCGCTGCGGCCCCGATGGGGGATCCGAATGCCTCTATTCCAACCCCGCAGCCAGTGCACTACCGACCGATGTTTGGCTCATTCGGTCAGGCGCCGGCGAAAACGTCGGTGACCTTCGTGTCCGCTGCGGCACTGGAAAAAGATATCGGTGGGCAACTGGGACTGAATCGTCGCTTAGTGGCCTGCGCCAATACCCGCAATATCGGTAAGAAAGATATGCTGCACAACGACTGGATGCCGGTGATTACGGTTGATCCGCAGACCTATGAGGTGCGTGCGGATGGCGAACTGCTGACCTGCGAACCGGCTGAGGTGCTGCCATTGGCGCAACTGTACAATTTATTCTGAAGGTTTTTATAGGCCTGTTTTGTTAAGGAAAAGTGATGCTGGAAGTCTATGAACGTTTAGGGGATCACTGTCACGGCGTGGTGTATACCACCGTGGTGCTGAGCCATGAACAGCGTGATCGTGGCCGGTTAAAACTGACCGGCGAAAATGGTGAAGAGGTGCGTTTGTTTCTGGAACGGGGCAAACCGTTGCAGGTGGGGGAATATCTCAAAACCACCTGTGGTAAATATGTTCAGGTTGAAGGCGCGGTTGAGCCGGTGACCTATGCCGCGTGTGACGACTGGCATACCTTTGCCCGGGCCTGTTACCACCTGGGTAACCGCCATGTGAAACTGCAGGTTGGAGACCGCTGGCTGCGGATGCAACCGGATCATGTACTGGAGGAGATGCTGGAACTGTTGGGTCTGTCACTGACCCATGAGGAAGCCATATTTGTACCGGAATCGGGAGCCTACAGTAATGGCGGCCATCACCACCACTGATACAGCCCTGTTACGGCTGATGCAGCTGAGTAGTGTCAGTCTGCCGGTCGGCGGCTACGCCTTCTCTCAGGGGCTGGAGTTTGCTATCGAGCGCGGCTGGATCAGCAACTCACAGCAGGTGTCTGAGTGGCTGGAGCAACAGCTGCTCTATTCGGTTGCCCAGACTGATCTGCCGCTGTTGCGACTGGCGATGACCGCCGCTGAAGCGCAGCAGCAGAAACAACTGCAACACTGCAATGATCTGGCGCTGGCCTGCCGTGAAACCCGCGAACTCAGGTTGACGGACAGTGCGATGGGGGAGGCAATGAACCGGTTGATGGTGAGTCTGGCGGTGCCACAGCCGTTACCGACATCCGGGGGACTGAGTTTTGTGGTGCTGTTTGGTATCGCCGCGCAACACTGGCAGATCGGTTATCCAACCGCTGCTCTGGGGTTCCTCTGGTCATGGTTAGAAAATCAGGTCGCCGCTGCCACTAAGCTGGTGCCGCTGGGACAGACCCAGGCGCAGCAGCTGCTGGGCGAACTGCAGCCGTTGCTGCCTGAGGCAATTAGCCGGGCAGAACAGGTAGAAGAAGATGAGATTGGCAGTGGCCTGCAGGGACTGGCGATCGCCAGTGCTGGTCATGAAACACAATATTCAAGATTATTCCGCTCCTGATCGAATCAGGCGGAAAGGTAGCATTCAGGAGAGTTACGTTGAGCTCAGAAATAAGTACACAGACAGTAAAACCAAAACAGACGCTGCGCATCGGTGTCGGCGGTCCGGTCGGTTCGGGTAAAACAGCCCTGCTACGCTCACTCTGTTCAGCGATGCGGGAGCATTACGATATCGCCGTGGTCACCAACGATATCTATACCCAGGAAGATGCTAAGTTCCTGACGCAACATGAAGCGCTGGATGCCGACCGGATCATCGGTGTGGAGACCGGCGGTTGTCCGCATACCGCGATTCGTGAAGATGCCTCGATGAATCTGGCGGCGATCGATCAGCTGATCGCTCGTCATGGTGAGCTGGATGTGGTGTTTGTCGAGAGTGGTGGTGACAACCTCAGCGCAACGTTTAGTCCGGAGCTGTCGGATCTGACGATCTACGTGATCGATGTCTCTGCCGGCGACAAGATTCCCCGTAAAGGCGGTCCGGGCATTACCCGTTCCGATCTGCTGATCATCAATAAGACCGATCTGGCACCGCTGGTGGGTGCCTCCCTTGAAGTGATGGATGTGGATGCCAAACGGATGCGTGGTGAGCGGCCTTTTGTGTTTTCAAACCTGAAGAAAGCCGAGGGGCTGCAGCAGATTATCGACTTTATCGTGTCCGAAGGGATGCTGGAAGCGAAGCAACTGCCGCCAGTGAAGGCCGTTGTTTAACAGTTAATAGTTAATAGTTTTTAAGGAGCACATAATGAATAAACGCAATCAGTTACGTCTGCTAACCCTTGGCGGTGCACTGGCTCCGTTGTCAGCGATGGCGCATACCGGGCATGAAGTCGCCGGTTTTTTCCAGGGATTAGTGCATCCGCTGTCGGGTGCGGATCACCTGTTGGTGATGCTGGCGGTGGGACTGCTGGCCGTGGGCCAGACCGGTGAAAAAGCCCGTGACATGACCCGCCGGACCCGTATTGCCGTTCCCGCAGCATTTTTGCTGGCGATGGTGGCCGGCACGCTGTTGGCGATTGCCGGACTGGCGGTTCCCTTCGTTGAGCAGGGGATTGTGGTATCTGTCATTGCTGCCGGTGGACTGCTGGCACTGGCGGTGCGCTTTTCGCTGGTGGCCGGAGTCGCGGTAGCCTCAGTTTTTGCATTGTTCCACGGACTGGCCCACGGCGCTGAACTACCACTGGCAGCTCAGCCGGTGGCTTATATTGCCGGTTTCCTGATCACCACTTCAGCATTACTGGTTGCGGGTACCCGCCTCGGACAACTGGCTGACAGCTACAGCATGGGCCTGATCTCCCGTCTTGCCGGTGTTGCCGTTGCCGCCTTTGGTGTGTTGGCGGCGGTTTAAAATGAATTGTCCCCGGTAGGAATCTTAGCTGCCGGGGGCTTCACATCGGAGCTTCTATTCTAATAGGGGTCTTATAGTTTTCGCTTAGCTAATATTTTGAACAGGTTATCGGACCCCTCAGCCAGCTCAGTTAAACGGCTTTTTAGCAGCTTACAAAAATCTAACGCTAGCTGCGAAACTGGACGGGTAGCCGGGTATATCAGATTATATTTAAAGGGTATTGAGATAGAGAAGGGTTTTACTACAAGGCCCTGCTTGATAAAACTCAGGGCGGTCACCGGATCAACCAGAGAAACCCCTGAACCTGAAAGTACATAACTACAGGCGATATGGGATACCTGAGTATCAAATAGCATTTTTCTTTTTACCTCCGCATTCTCGAAAGCATCATCTACTTTGTAACGATGCTCTGTTCCTAGCGAAATAAAAACATCATCTTTAAGATCCAACGGTTCGATGAGTTCTTTATTCTCAAGAGGGTGCCCGGGAGGCAGTATACAGACCAGCTCGCTGCGCGCCAGTAATTCTGTTTTTATGGATGGGTCTGATACGGCAATGGCAGCAAAACCTATATCGAAATGTTCGGTAGAAATCCAGTCTGCGACCTGTTGAGAGCTACGGACCTGCAGAGTCATCGAAACTCCCTGATTCAGTTCCATAAACTCTCGGGAAACCTGTGGTAAAAACGCCTGAGCAAGGGCTGGCATACAAGCTATTCGCAGCGTTCCCCGATGAAATGTCCTTAACTCCTCTGCAGTACGAGCCAGCTTTTCGATACCGACGAAGGATCGTTCTACCTCTTCAAACAGGATTAGCGCTTCCGGTGTGGGAACCAATCTTTTTTTCAATCGATCAAACAGCGGCACCTTCACCGAGTCTTCAAAATCACTTAATAGCCTACTAACTGCAGGCTGTGAAATAAAAAGTATTTCTGCCGCGCCTGTTGTGGTGCCAGCAATCATTACCGCGCGGAATGCCTCGACCTGCCTGAAACTTAACTGAGCCATAAATGATAGTCTCCTGAGTGATCTGTAATATAACACCATGTTATCAAGTATGTAATATTCATGATTTGATATTATTTGTTCGATTTATGATCATGTAACTACACCATTAAGGGTGCTTTTCAGGAGGCACTATTTATGAGCTCCGACAAGAGATAATAATTATGGAGACATTGTTTAGGTACACTTTGGCGATATTGATCAGTACGGTTGCAGGGATGCAGTTCGTGCAGGTAATAACCCGCTATGTGTTCGAGACGCCTATTATGGGGCTTGAAGAAATAGCTGTTATTCCGACCTTATGGCTTTATATTCTCGGTGCAGTCAATGCTTCCCGGGAAGACACACAGATCCGGGCGAATGTGCTCGAAATTTTCCTTAAAACAGAACGGGCACGGCATATTTTGCTAGTCGTTTCTGAGTCTGTCAGTCTGGTTATTTCAAGCTGGCTTACCTATTGGGCCTGGGATTACTTCCAATATGCAATGCGGGTCTCGAAAGAGACCCCGACCCTCTACTTACCAACACTTATCTATGAATCGGCTCTGTTTATCGGTCTGTTGCTGATGACGCTTTATGTTCTGATGCATCTGTTCAGGCATGTTCGGGTTTTGCTGGCAGGCGGAGCTGAAGTCGATAAATTGATTGATCATGAGCATCCTCATACGGATGAACTTGATGAGTTCCAGTT belongs to Amphritea atlantica and includes:
- the ureE gene encoding urease accessory protein UreE; protein product: MLEVYERLGDHCHGVVYTTVVLSHEQRDRGRLKLTGENGEEVRLFLERGKPLQVGEYLKTTCGKYVQVEGAVEPVTYAACDDWHTFARACYHLGNRHVKLQVGDRWLRMQPDHVLEEMLELLGLSLTHEEAIFVPESGAYSNGGHHHH
- a CDS encoding urease accessory protein UreF, producing MAAITTTDTALLRLMQLSSVSLPVGGYAFSQGLEFAIERGWISNSQQVSEWLEQQLLYSVAQTDLPLLRLAMTAAEAQQQKQLQHCNDLALACRETRELRLTDSAMGEAMNRLMVSLAVPQPLPTSGGLSFVVLFGIAAQHWQIGYPTAALGFLWSWLENQVAAATKLVPLGQTQAQQLLGELQPLLPEAISRAEQVEEDEIGSGLQGLAIASAGHETQYSRLFRS
- the ureG gene encoding urease accessory protein UreG, with amino-acid sequence MSSEISTQTVKPKQTLRIGVGGPVGSGKTALLRSLCSAMREHYDIAVVTNDIYTQEDAKFLTQHEALDADRIIGVETGGCPHTAIREDASMNLAAIDQLIARHGELDVVFVESGGDNLSATFSPELSDLTIYVIDVSAGDKIPRKGGPGITRSDLLIINKTDLAPLVGASLEVMDVDAKRMRGERPFVFSNLKKAEGLQQIIDFIVSEGMLEAKQLPPVKAVV
- a CDS encoding HupE/UreJ family protein; the encoded protein is MNKRNQLRLLTLGGALAPLSAMAHTGHEVAGFFQGLVHPLSGADHLLVMLAVGLLAVGQTGEKARDMTRRTRIAVPAAFLLAMVAGTLLAIAGLAVPFVEQGIVVSVIAAGGLLALAVRFSLVAGVAVASVFALFHGLAHGAELPLAAQPVAYIAGFLITTSALLVAGTRLGQLADSYSMGLISRLAGVAVAAFGVLAAV
- a CDS encoding LysR family transcriptional regulator, with protein sequence MAQLSFRQVEAFRAVMIAGTTTGAAEILFISQPAVSRLLSDFEDSVKVPLFDRLKKRLVPTPEALILFEEVERSFVGIEKLARTAEELRTFHRGTLRIACMPALAQAFLPQVSREFMELNQGVSMTLQVRSSQQVADWISTEHFDIGFAAIAVSDPSIKTELLARSELVCILPPGHPLENKELIEPLDLKDDVFISLGTEHRYKVDDAFENAEVKRKMLFDTQVSHIACSYVLSGSGVSLVDPVTALSFIKQGLVVKPFSISIPFKYNLIYPATRPVSQLALDFCKLLKSRLTELAEGSDNLFKILAKRKL
- a CDS encoding TRAP transporter small permease subunit — translated: METLFRYTLAILISTVAGMQFVQVITRYVFETPIMGLEEIAVIPTLWLYILGAVNASREDTQIRANVLEIFLKTERARHILLVVSESVSLVISSWLTYWAWDYFQYAMRVSKETPTLYLPTLIYESALFIGLLLMTLYVLMHLFRHVRVLLAGGAEVDKLIDHEHPHTDELDEFQLLSPKEDRNNG